The genomic window ctctgtgtgtgtgtgtgtgtgtgacagtgaGTGTGTGAGACACCTCACCCCCTGAATCCTTGAGAGCCTTGAAGAAGAGGGGCTCACCCTCACACCTCCCCATACCACACAGATATTTACTCAGTTGGGGATAAGATGCTCCTGTCCTGGAAGGAAGGACGTTAAGGACAAAAGTGGGCAGAGCTCCCATCAATACATCTCACCTTGTTTATTGAATTTATAATAAAGGAGGTAGTGAGGGGAAGAAAGCACTTAGAGGCAGAACCCATATTAGATAATGGGGAgagaaaaattaagttaaatcAACACGGGGAAGGtaggggagagtcagagggagccTTGTTCATCTTTCAACATCAAATCAGTAAAAGTGGGGGAAAGCAAAGGatcaggagagaaaagaaacagacatcctCTTCTGTCTGTCCTCCTGTCCCAGAGGTGGGAGTTATGATGCTACTCAGTGAGTTCAGAGCAGAAGGGCAGAAGGTTCTCCCATACTCTGCACAGATGTCACTCCTCCTACCCACAGCCTCCTAGAAAGTGGCCATGGCCTTATCCAATAGAAAGGGAGGAGTTGGGGAGGAGGGGCCAGGAGTAAGGAAGGGTCAGCAAGGACCCCCAATACTGATTCTCCTCTGGCTGGAGGTGGGCAGGAAGGAGACAAAGCTCAAATACTGAGcagccagaaaaagaagaagatggcGAGAAACAGGAAGAGGGAGTCCTGCCAGCTGGAGGCCGGGTGACCCTGTCTCAGATCCACACCTGTAGGAGAGAGGAAAGCTGTGGAAGAAGCATCCACTCCTAGGTTGGGAAGGGGCCTGAGCTGAGGGAAGGCTCTTACCTGTACCCCGATGGAATGGCTCATGAGTGTTGAAGACGGTGGTGAAAAAGCCAAAAGGAAAAGCACCAACACCAAATGAGAAGTGAAAGCCCCCGGTATCTCCAAATGACTGGAATCCCTAGGGAGGTGGACAAAGTCAGAGGAGAATTGGGCAGGTCTTTGGCAGGGAAGGAACACAATTAGACAAGACTCACCCCTCTGCTCTCCGGGGCTGGTCGCTGGCCCTGGGGGCGGGGTGGAGTTTTCAATCTGAAGGACAGGAGAGGGGCTAGCAATGAGAAACCATCTCTTCCCTTCCACACCCCACTCCCAGGGCAGAAGCCCTCCATATTCCCTTAGTaccaccccctctctctcacctGGGATCCTGGGGCTTCTGGCTCCCTCGCCCATAAAGGGGAACAACCTTTTCTCTGCTGATTCCAGCTTTACACACTGGGCATTCTTGCCGCTCTGGCCGCATCTCCAGCCACTGAGGGAGAAAATGAAGTGGTTTCCAGTTCACAGCAGGGTCTTTCAACTCCTCAGacctccccatttccctcttcaTCTCCTCTGAGTACGCACCTGATGAAGACAGGGCCAACtggatggggggaaaaaaagaaggtcaAACTAGCtacagaaaagacagacatgGACCCGACCTCACAAGAGTCTGATCTCACCCCCTCTTCCCAGGTattccctgtttcttttcctattttttacgATTTCTACCATGCCAGCCAGTTTGGCCTTCCTGCTTCTCTGATCTTACAACATGCAAAGTAATATCCATCCTCAACATGCTcaaccctctcctctcccccaacacacacacacccatgcactCACACAcccatctcctcctcccttctctgccttttgACTTAAGTTTTCAGGTCTCTTCAAACAGGGCTTTCCAGATCTCCTCTTTCAGTCCCCAGCCCCATCCTTGTCCCTATCACTCCCAAaccatttttcctctcttctaggCTCAATAAAGTCCCTATTTCCACCATCCTTTAACTTCTCAGGATTGCCCCTTCAGTGCCCTTGTTCTCGGGGGTTTGTCACACcactccctatcaaaatctcaccTGAATGTGATCCCACATTCCCTAGGTGTCCCCTACTCAACTAATAAGGCATGTCACCCCTAACCTTTGAGTCTAATCTGTTAACACCTGTATAGCTAAGACCTCTCACATTCTCGGGTCTCATCTGTTACAGATGTGCTGTGACGCCCACCCCGCCCCAACTCCTCTTAACACACCATACATACCCTTCAGCTCCTAGTTCCTATGACTCTCCGTCCCACGAGTCTCCTCTGTACAGATAGGACCGTCTGGCCCACACAGACCCAAAGAGACCTAAGTCCCCTCCTCGGGCCTCACCGATGTGAATGTGCCCTCCGATTATCTGTATAATTGTATGCCACCCCgcccacagcccccccccccccaggaaggAGGTGAGCCCCActtcttttctccccctcccgGATCCTCACCAGTACAGGTGGCCACACACACTGACCACAGCTTCCCGAGCAGTCTCCAAACATATATTACATTCGAAGGtcgcgcccgccccgccccgctcgCGGTTTGGCCCTTCGGGGCCCCCGTCCTCATCCTCTGCTGCTGCCATGGCCAGTTCTGTTTCGCCTTCACGTACCCCTTAATCCCCCCCAAACACAGACACACGCCCCAACAACGAGAAACCGCCTCCAGCCCACGGTCGTTGGGCGGGCTCCGAGGCTTTCTTAAACACTATTGGCTTGAGTGACTGACAATCACACAGTTCAAAAGAAAGGATTGGTCCAAAGTGTAGGGGCGAGGTTTGCGCAGTCCTACCCTTGGTCATTGGCTAACAATGTCATTGCACAATGGTCATTGGCTAACACAGTCTCAGTCAGTGTGCAACGCGATGGGATTGGTAACAATTCGATACGTGCCGTCGCCCGACCAGTGGGAGCTTTATTCGTCTGATTAGCTGCCAGTCAAAACCAAAGGCCAAAAGCAATTGGTTCAGGACTACACAGGCCTCGCCTACTCTAagttgcctttctttctttcacttcccCTTTCAGAGAATGTCTGGATTCCTATTGGACTTTGGAGTGTAGGGCTCCAGAGCACTTGATTGGCTGGAACTCGACGGAAAATGGTGGTTAGGTAAAATGCGCGTGCGTAGCAGGCGGCGGGAAGGGGTGAGCCAATCCCGTGAGGGTTAAGCCTTCTCTGGtcccacccccttctcctctgtctTGTCGCCATGGTGACTGCTCTACGATTGGCGGGGTTTGGGGTTCAAAGGCCTTGGCTCGGCCTCATCCGGGTCCTCCGACTGTGGTCTCTCTAGGCTGATTGGTCAGTTTCTTTCACCCCGATTGGCCGAGATCGGGAAAGACGGCGGAAAGCTCGGCCAGAGACCAAATGCTCGGGTCGCAGGGTTCAAAATGGCTCCGGTCTCCTTCGGTGACGTAGAGAGCAGAACTTGGGTTCGCCCCTCCCTTTTAGTGAACAAGGGAGCAGAACTGGGATCAGCTCGTTTGGATGGTGCGAGCATCGATCTGGGGCGCTGGTGTTAACCTATCTCCCTCGGCTGGAGGACTCAGCCTGCTCCTCCTTAGGTGATTTGCAGAACAGAACTAAAGGTCCACACCTTTCTAATGTGACACAGTATGACAGAGTTGATCGCGACtcctttttaaatcttaaaagcagATAAAGGTCTAGCTCCACCCCTTTGCGAGTAGGGGCCGAAAGGGCGAAGCCCGCCCCTTTTTAGGCGACCCGCGGCCGAGTGGGGTTAGGCCCGCCCCTTCCGTCCTGTAATGTGTCCCGCAGAACTGGGGTCTTCCTCCTGGGTTGGAACCCCGGAACTTGGGCCAGGCAGAACTTGGGCTTTTTGTACGAGTTTGGGCCTTTTCTGCAGTCAGTAGCCCTCACTGTGGCCCAAGGAGCGGAACTAGATAACAGTCCTCCCACTACCAGTGCTTTTTACATCCTCTACCTCAGGGTGTGTACACTCAAGCAGGGCGAAGCTGTGTCTGGCAAAGGGGACACAGGCTGAGGGCAGTTCCACACCCAGATACGAGGTCCCACGTGACTCAAGTGAGGCAAGGTGAGAGGCTGGGAGTTGCCTAGAGGAGGGGCGGGAGGTGAAGGTACAGGATGCTTGTATAGGTTTAGGAGAAGAGTTACTGAGAAAGAGGTGGAAACCAAGGAGAGGAGTGATGGAATGAATGATCCTGGTAAAGGGATAATGGAAGTGTGGGGAAGAAGAGATCAGGGGCTGAAGAGGGAAGAGTTACAGGACTACACAATTAAGGAGGCATGCTCCTCCCAGAGTAATCTAgcgttctcatttttttttttaaacaacctaaTGCCCAGTTTCTACTGGAAAAGATGCGCCCAGATTATATGTTGGGGAGAGGGGCTGTCTCAGCTTCAGTGACTAAGGAGACCGATAGGAAGGaactagaaaagcaaaagtattgCGGCTAAATAAAGAGCGTGGGagacaggggcagggagagggcctgagAGTATCCCTTCTCTTTAAAGACCTGAGAGAGGGTTGAAGGAGGGAGCTGGACTGAGGGGAGATGGGAGacggggggaggagggcaaaaGTCAACGAGACCAGCCAGAGGAGGGCCAGGGAGATGGAGCCCTGGAGAGAAGACGACGGGTGGAGAACTCAGTgactggcatatagtaggtgcttgaAAATACCTGGAGTTGAATGCGGGGACAAGAAAGAGGTTTTTGGAGAACAGTTGGAGTTGGAATAAACAGCGGATAAGGTAGTTAAGGAGAATGAAAGAAACCAAGTGAAATTTCCAGGAAGAGGAGAGCTGATGACGAAGGAATGGGCCAAAGAAGGAATACAGCACCAAGGGACACACAAGCCATATGTGCTGAAAGGGAGTTGGAGGGAAAAAAGATGCAGCTGGAGCCAGAAAGAGAAGGCCAGAGACGGAGGCCGAGCCCAGCCGAGCTCTCACGGGGCGGAGCTACCAAGAGGAGACTGGTCGATGCGGGGAGGAGATGCCTGGGTCCCTGGGAGGCGATTGGCAAAACGGGCCGCCCATCACCGCCCCCTACTTCCTGGCCAGCCCCGGAAACCAGCAGGcgttggggaggggtggggggggatagCGGCAACAGCAGCCCCAGCCCTCAGAGAgacagcaggaagggagggagggagggagctggggggaCAACCCCCCCCACCATTCCTACCGCAATGGGCCCAGCCTCCCACTCTCACCTCCCCTCCATCGGCCGGGGCTAGGACACCCCCAAATCCTGTGGCCCCCTTGGCACCGACACCCCGACCGAGGCAGAGACACAGCCACCCGCCACCACCGCTGCCGcagcctggctggggagggggccagcCCCCcgggccccccaccccactgagGTGGGGGCGGGAAAGGGATgggaggaagtgggaggagggTGCTGAGAGGGACTtggaggaggggatgggggagagattGGGTCTGGGAGGCGGACTGGggagagggttgctggggaaaggagaggggccctgagagggagGAGACCCGGTGACCCTGTGAATCTGGGTTGGGGGTGTGGATAGAGAGTCCTGAAGAGGGAATTCCTGACACCTTCCCCAATTCCTTTTCCTGCCCTTTGGTCCCACGTGACTCTTAGGGGGCTGTGGCCGGGAGAAGGCGGTTTAttgccctccttcccccagcagaATTTGCTTCCTAGGAATGCCCTCAGACACCTCTGTTTCCATCTAGGCACAGGACTTTCTCAGTGGCCATCCACACTGGGCTAGATCTTTACTGACACACAGATGCTTTGTGGGGGGCCATGTTTTCTACATTGAGTATGTGCCTTTGACATGTTTAATGGCTTATGTGCGGCTAGCTTCTCACTATGCTATCCATGGTTTGTGGAGAAACGATGTGTTATTTTCTATCAGAATTGCCCATTCTCTTCTCTTATGTCCATGTCTCATGTCCAGTCTTGACATTGTTCAGGTGTGTGAGTTTTTATATATTGCATCCATTATGTGGTTTCATGTTTCTTGCACATTTTATGCTTTTGCATGTTTACTTCTGCATGTAAAGATCAAGCCTTGTTTTGGTTCATATCTCGTGTATTATGTCCATGATGCTATCGTATGCAATAGTCCTCACATGTGGGATCCTGTGGTTTAGTTGACTAGGGTGCACTCCTGTTGTGATCGGGTTGACCTGTTTGCTGCATGTGTTTTCCTAGTCAGAGTACACACGACATCTGTGCATGATCCTTTACGTATTTATCATATTTACGCTGATGTGACATGTCCACAGCATCTGTGCTTCTGGTTATACATAGTAcataaatttcataattttattggcAGTATATTTTTGTGAGTCATATATATGCACATTAACCCATTTGGCACTCCGTGATGCTTATTAATCCTTGGACATTTCTGCTCCGGAGAGGGTCACTTGATGTCATGTATTAGAGAAAATGGCGACAGGCCTACATGTCCCCAGAAAACCATCCCCAAATGCCTTACCTTGCTGACCTTCCTGGCCTGTGTCTCTTCACATACATTCTCTCTCCAGTGGCTATGGACAGCCTGTCTTCATGGAGCTCAGTGCATCCTACGGGGTCAGCCCTGCCGTGCACATTATCTGTTCCCCACTCTTTTTGCACAGTTGACATCTTTTTGATGACAGCAGCATCTCTCCCCTGTGGCATGTTAATCCTCATGCTGTATGTTTCTCTTCTGTATGAGATGGGATGCGCCATCTTGATTGTTGGTACTTTCCCTTCAATGTGATGGTATATTGTATGTGCATATTTCAGAGTAGGTTACGGTTAGGCTTCTTATGTTCATTGTTTTCTTGGTGACTTACATTTTCACAGTTAATAGTTCTCAAGAGTGTAGCTATCTGATTCTTGATCATCTCTGTCATTAATTATGGCTGTGTGGGTATGCACTCAGCCTTATAATCTGTTCCGCAGATGTTTATTGTTTATCTTATCTTTATGTTTATTGTttatctctctgcctccttctgtcCCGGGTATTGGGAGTGCCTACCCGCAAGCTGCTTACAGACTGTGAAAGGAACAGAAATGCCAGTGAGCAGTTACATACACAGTGGTGTcaaaatcagtggttctcagacgTGTGTGCACACCAGACTCacttggagggcttgttaaaatacagattgttGGGCCCAAggcccagaatttctgattcggGAGATCTGGGAAGAGGTCCAAAAATACGCATCTCTACACTTTGAGATCCAGTGATCAAGATAAAAGTGTAATGAAAACTTAGGCCAGGTGGGGTTCAAGAAGGCTTCCAAAGTGTGATGCTGAGCTGTGTGAGGCAAGTGAAGAGGCGGAAGGGCATTCCAGCCAAGGGAACAGCCTGTTCACAGCACAGAAGCATGAAGGATTGTGGTGTGGAGCTGGAGTGAAAAGCTTTTGTGGGGGTGTGGCCAAAGATGGAAAGAGAAGTCAACTTGCCTAAAGGACCTATAAACAAGACAGGGAAATGCTCAGATTTGTGTCACAGGAGGATCTCTGATTGCCATGTGGATGACGAATTGGAAAAGCAGAGTTAGGATCCCGTTGCAAATACTCCACGGGAGAAATGCTGGTCCAGACTTAACAGGGGCAGTGGGATAGAACAGCTCAAAGCCTACAGCTGTAGAGTTGGCagattttcctgtttctctaGGGCCTATTAGCCTTCACTGATTGGCAATGGACTTACCTTTGAACATAGACCTTCTTGTCATTGGAAGGGAGTGCCTGTAGTCTTGCTGGGAGTGACAGGTAACACCATTTCGTGATTTCTGACCCTGCCCCCAACAGTGGggcagagtggaggaaggaggaagagcctAGAAGGCAGGTTCTGTGTGCCTGCCTACACCTCTTCCTCCTGAACTCTGTCCTCTCCCAGAGAAGGTGATATGATGTGTCTTTTACTCtctgccctccttttttttcccccacttggCCAGGCCTTAAATATTATATCTGCCTGACCAGGTTGCCTGCAGTGTCCCAGGAAgaggggggaagggggcagaagCATTTGTTTGCCTGACTGTGGAGGGAGGATTGATAGATGGTAGCTACTCCTAGTATGTCCATGGGTTTATCTGGGAATGGGAAGGGGGGATGGGGATGGCTGCCTTAGCGGAGAGGGGATTTTCTAGTTATGCATTTACTACATTCCTTCATCTGTTACTGGGCGTGACTTGAAGTTAGCCTTCTGGTGTGAGCGGGTCAGTCTTTGTGTTTGCATTAGTGACAGAGCCTTTATGCTTGCCAGTGCGCTCTTGAGAATGTCTGTGGGTGTTTTGTCCCTTAACCGTATCTGCTGTGTGTACACCTATGTGTGTACATACGAGCAGCAGCATAACTGTGTTGGGAATACAAGCTGCTTGGATTTAAACTAGGAAGTGCTTCTTAGGAGCTGTATCATCTCaggtaagttatttaacctctcctataaaatgtaaattgtgTGGTTCATATTTAAGGGTTTAACGTAGTCTGTAGTTCAGCGCTAATCCAACAGAGAAATACAATGCAAGccacatgtaatttttaattttatggtagATAcatgaagaaagggaaaaagtaaCAAGGTggatttaattttaatagtatgTTCTATTGAACCCAGTATTCTGAAAGGTTAAAATTTCAAAGTGTAATCACTACAAAAGATTATTATGGGATATTTTACATTCTGATTTTTATTCAAAGTCTTTGAAATCTAATGTATATTTTACACTTCCAGCACATCTCAGTTCAAACGAGGCCATTTCAAGCGCTCAGCAGCCAtatgtggctggtggctacctTATCAGTTAGTCCTAAAACCTTACCAACTACAGATGTTAGTTATTGCTGTTATTAATGTCCTCTTATCATATATCTGAGTTGTGGATGTCCGTGTCTCATGTCTCTTGTCCTTGTGAATATTTCTGGAGCCTTCCAGGAGAGGGATGGGAGAGCAGTCTTGAactcctgtcctccccacccccattgtAGAGCAGCTTCCCTGGGCAGGTTTTGATTGGAGCCCTGACCCCATCCTATGTCTCTGGCCTTTGTCCTCATAGCTCCCCAAACCCTGCCTTCTGTGCCCTACACGCCCCACTCCCCTCCAGGACCAGGCCCACTGTCCCTTGCCCTGTCCCCTGCAGGTGGCCAGAATGGAGCTGTGGCCAGGGGTATGGactgtgctgctgctgctgctcctgctgctgttCTTCCTGCTGCCCGCCCTGTGGTTCTGCAGCCCCAGTGCCAAATACTTCTTCAAGATGGCCTTCTACAATGGCTGGATCCTCTTCCTGGCTGTGCTCGCCATCCCTGTGTGTGCTGTGCGAGGACGCAACGTCGAGAACATGAAGTGAGGGCCAGGGGATTTGGGGTGATGAGAGAACCTAAGAGTCAGAAGTTAGCAGTGGATGGGGAGGATGTTGGGTGTATAGGGAAAGCAGAGAGCGcccagggacagggaaggggagaagacTGCAAAGATGCCCTGAAAGACAGTGGGTGGGATGGGGGAACTGAGGCATGCAGACGGGTATCAGTGGTTCCTACTAGAACCCCTTGCCATGACCCCACAGGATCTTGCGCCTGATGCTGCTCCACATCAAATACCTGTATGGGATCCGAGTGGAGGTGCGTGGGGCTCACCACTTCCCTCCCTCACAGCCCTACGTCGTGGTCTCCAACCACCAGAGCTCACTCGACCTGCTTGGTGAGATCCTTCTCAGGGCACACCTCCCCCAGCCatgcccttcttccttccccagaaTCTCCTCCTCTAGGGGTCCTCACCTCCCCTGCATCTGAACTTTGCCCCCTGActaccttctccccttccccgTACAAACAGGCTAATATATGTTTAATCACCTCTTCCTCCACTCAGGTCTTCCTGGCCCCTCCCCTCAGCCTCCTTTTCCCTTTATCTCCAGTCCTTAGTAGCTGAGACCTGCTTTCCATGACACTTTGCCTCCTTTGGCCTTCACCCTTCACCTTTTGCCATAGGGATGATGGAGGTACTGCCAGGCCGCTGTGTGCCCATTGCCAAGCGTGAGCTGCTGTGGGCTGGCTCTGCTGGGCTGGCATGCTGGCTGGCAGGCGTCATCTTCATTGACCGGAAGCGCACAGGGGATGCCATCAGTGTCATGTCTGAAGTCGCCCAGACCCTGCTCACCCAGGATGTGAGTCCCCCTGTGGAAAAGGAGGGCCGGGGGCATTGTGGAGCAGAGCAGTTGTAAATAAGCTGAGACGCAGGGCCAGGGGGCCTCAGAGGTCCCATTACAGGGTCACAACCATATTCTGACCCctctttgtatgtcttcttgacCCTCTATCTTCCCCAGGTGCGGGTCTGGGTCTTTCCTGAGGGCACAAGAAACCACAATGGCTCCATGCTGCCCTTCAAACGTGGCGCCTTCCACCTTGCAGTACAAGCCCAGGTAATTACTACTTGCCCTTCTGCTATGGAGCCCCCAGCTTCCACCATCCCTTTCTTTCTTGGTAGAGGCTTGTCATGGGGCCTTGAAAGGAACTGTGggctgtctgcttttccctttccccaggtTCCCATTGTCCCCATAGTCATGTCCTCCTATCAAGACTTCTATTGCAAGAAGGAGCGCCGCTTCACTTCGGGTGAGGGCCCTGAGTagacctggggctgggggtggccaGAAAGGCCATGGATGAGAGAGGCTAGAAGGATGTCCCCACCAGGGAGGAAGATGGGTTGGTGTCAGAACTGAGATGTCCAAAGGATCATCCAGTGTGACCACACATcaaccaataaatatttattaagcacccacCATACCCTGCTATGTGGGTAACGCTTGGTCCCTCCAAGAGGGACTGTTACTGTCCAGTGGGAGAAATAGGTCTGTGTGTGCAAGGCTGTAATAACACTTGGCAGTAAAGGCTAAACTGAGACAGTGGGGGCTGAAAGGGTGCTGTTGAGGTGTCTGGACCCCGGGGGGTGGAGAAGGCTTTGTGCAGGAGGGTCTCAGAGCACGAAGTAGCTGGCAAGCAGAGGGGCAGTTGTCCAGGGTAGGGAGAACTAAACTGAAAAGTTGGGGAGGGAGTAGCAGGAGAGCTCAGAAACTGTGCCCCACCTGTGGGCAAAGGCCTAGGTAGACAGGCCATGATGGTGCTCACCCCCTCCCAGGGCGATGTCAGGTACGGGTGCTGCCCCCAGTGCCCACAGAAGGGCTGACACCAGATGACGTCCCAGCTCTGGCTGACAGAGTCCGACACTCCATGCTCACCGTTTTCCGGGAAATCTCCACTGATGGCCAGGGCGGTGGTGACTATCTGAAGAAGTCTGGAGGGGTGGGCGAGGCCCGGCTCTGAACTCCCCTCCCATCtacccccaccttcctcccacaCCTACCAGCCCAGTGAGCCCTGAAGCAGGGCCAAGCCCTCTTCCTTGtttctcctctccccactgtTCCCCTCTTTGGAATCTTCAACTTTTGAAGTGAATGTGGACACAGCACCACTCCTTGCCCCTTCCCAGCTCCCACCTCCCATAGACTCTCTTGCCTTGGTGCAATCTCCACTCtgaccccccacccacctcctgtgCCATTTTGTGTGTGGGACGGTTGCCTCCCCCTCATCTCCAGTGGCTCACCTACACGAGGGTGGGAACACGCATCCTTTCCCCAGTGGACATTTTTCCTTTGtgatcttctctccctctctaccccaCATTGGCCAGTGGACTCATCCATTCCATGG from Meles meles chromosome 5, mMelMel3.1 paternal haplotype, whole genome shotgun sequence includes these protein-coding regions:
- the RNF5 gene encoding E3 ubiquitin-protein ligase RNF5 codes for the protein MAAAEDEDGGPEGPNRERGGAGATFECNICLETAREAVVSVCGHLYCWPCLHQWLEMRPERQECPVCKAGISREKVVPLYGRGSQKPQDPRLKTPPRPQGQRPAPESRGGFQSFGDTGGFHFSFGVGAFPFGFFTTVFNTHEPFHRGTGVDLRQGHPASSWQDSLFLFLAIFFFFWLLSI
- the AGPAT1 gene encoding 1-acyl-sn-glycerol-3-phosphate acyltransferase alpha, whose protein sequence is MELWPGVWTVLLLLLLLLFFLLPALWFCSPSAKYFFKMAFYNGWILFLAVLAIPVCAVRGRNVENMKILRLMLLHIKYLYGIRVEVRGAHHFPPSQPYVVVSNHQSSLDLLGMMEVLPGRCVPIAKRELLWAGSAGLACWLAGVIFIDRKRTGDAISVMSEVAQTLLTQDVRVWVFPEGTRNHNGSMLPFKRGAFHLAVQAQVPIVPIVMSSYQDFYCKKERRFTSGRCQVRVLPPVPTEGLTPDDVPALADRVRHSMLTVFREISTDGQGGGDYLKKSGGVGEARL